Part of the Myxocyprinus asiaticus isolate MX2 ecotype Aquarium Trade chromosome 17, UBuf_Myxa_2, whole genome shotgun sequence genome, atgaataattggagtcttcttttatttggggggatttctaaaaaaaaaatagaccaaTTTTTTTGAATTAGTCCATAGTATGTGTGAATAGtgtgcttttaaatttgagtgtgaaaaattgtgtttaataacaTTGCCACTAGTATTGACCAAATTACCAATATCAAAAAAGAAAAGTACATTGCTGATATGTGCAATTTGAATTCcaataattatagatatctgcattgcattttgaacaggagtgaatgacagatcattgtgaaattctactagtgaaaatacatttaaagatatatatatatatatatatatatatatatatatatatatatatatatatatatatatatatatatatttatttatttatttatttattttactagcGGTATTTTTGagatcaagaatgggtatttccatGAGTAATGACATCACACATCAAGAATTaaagtttttactagtgcaaatgtatttTCTGATATCAAGATTTCGCATTTTAACTTGAGAAAATTTAATTGTAGAAATCAATCATTcatatcctgcatgtgattaaaCAGACATCTTTGCGACACAAGTGTGAAGGAGATAACTAGCATTTATGATTCTTTCTCGTCGTAAACACCCCACAGGTGTCTCCTCCGTGGCCTCGCTGCTCTCGCTGGCCTGGGTCCTCGCCTCGTACCAAAAGCTCTTACGAGATTCCAGAGACGACAAAAAGAGCATGAGCTACAGGGGTGCGCTGATCCACATCTTCTGGAGGCTGTTCACAATCTCCTCACGGGTGCTCTCCTTCGCTCTCTTTGCTTCCATCTTCCACATCTACTTTGGCATCTTTGTTGTTGTCCACTGGTGTGCCATGGCATTTTGGATTGTGCACGGAGGTACAGATTTCTGCATGTCCAAATGGGAGGAGGTGCTCTTCAATATGGTTGTGGGTATCGTCTACATCTTCTGCTGGTTCAACGTGAAGGAGGGCCGAACCAGGTACCGCATGGTCCTCTACTACTTTGTGGTGCTTGCCGAAAATACTGTGCTTACTTGCTTGTGGTATGCATACAGAGACCCGGTCTCCACCGACTCCTATGCAGTGCCGGTGCTCTGTGGAGTGTATCTTACATTTGCCTCAGGGGTGGTTTTTATGGGCATCTATTATGGGTTCCTCCATCCAGTGGAACCCAAATTTAGGCTACTAGCAAGCTCCTGTTGTGCTGAGCTTCTATGGGGACTTCCTTTACCCCCGGAGGCCGAGCCCATGGCACCCACCCCTGGTCCTCGGGCTTCCATGGGGGCCTATGGCCAGCAGGACGACAGCGCAGCAGACACCTGCCTGCCTGTGTTCCAGGTGCGCTCGCCTGAGCCAACCACTCCTTTGGGGCGCTACCGGCCAGAAGGGCCTCTGATCAAAATCGACATGCCCAGGAAACGGTACCCAGCCTGGGACGCCCATTTTGTTGACAGGCGCTTGAGAAGGACGATAAATATCCTCCAGTTTATTACCCCCACTGCTGTAGGGATCAGGTACAGGGACGGACCGTTACTGTACGAGCTACTACAGTACGAGTCGTCCCTGTGATAACTAGCTCTCTCTTTTTAAACTGTCCTCCATATTTCTTCCATGTCTGACGTctctgtattgttttattttgtttgtggcCATTCAGTAGCcactttttttcaaaaagcatgTCCTTTGTATCCTGGTAAAAAGTGTAATCACAACGCATTACACATTTTTCTTTTACAAACTGCAAgtgtatatattttgtatgtacAGACTGGatcttttatacagtatatgtttaaatTGTGTCCCCATGAAGGGATCTGTATACGTCATGGTGTTTACAGCCAACAGAAACCATTTCGTTGGAAAAATGGAGATGAATTGACCGCATCAGCACTGCCTTGTGTTTTTGACAATTTAGTAATAACAACTTTTATGAATCTCTACTTCCTGATCTAGTTTTTCAGGCCTAAGGGGCAGTTCACACCGAACTCaattttgcatcagtctgcgctgATTTTCAATAGTCTTCTATGTAAAttgcgctagatggacgtctttagCTGTAGTGCAGCAATTCGCCATTTTTTCAGTGACACGCACAGGAGCACTGCGTTAAAAACCatgcattctgttctgttcattgtGGTGcttctagctttttttagcacaagtTCAGTCTGAACCACAACCTAGATGCGATATTTCCGATCCTAATTTCTCACTTACGTTGAGTGCTTAAagtaattgttcacccaaaaatgaaaattctctcatgattgactcacctttaagccatcccagatgtgtatgactttctttcttcagcagaacagaaatgaagatttttataagcacaattCAGCTCTgaatgtccatacaatgaaagtgaatgggtgccatcaggctgctggctgtttgactgtccaaaagtcatatttaggcagcataaaagtaatcaacacAACTcaaatcaatcaattaatgtcttctgaagcaaatcaataggtttgtgtaagaaacaaatcgataattaaaatgtttttaactaatcGGTACTTCTGGCCAgcgctgggatgctgtttgaaattacctaactctcacgtgatgtatgttcctctgttgtaaacaaagcacgCTTCCATCTTCTAGCGTGAATGCACCATCTCACTTAAGTCACGCGACAGCTCCGTGATTTGTCAACTACTAGCAGGAAacgtttttaaaaaattaataaagtcgagtcatgtagattacttttatgctgcctaattatgacttttggaccgtcaaacaaccagcagcctgatggcacccatttacttgcattgtatggacaaacagaactgaaatgtgattttaaaaatcttcatttctgttctgctgaagaaggaaagacatgcGCATCTGGGTttgcttaaaggtgagtcaatcatgagagaattttcgtttttgggtgaactgtt contains:
- the LOC127455078 gene encoding XK-related protein 6-like gives rise to the protein MAAKSDGVGVLTGFAQLHNLDEATGDEDVLDSEAIHICHCCNTSSCYWGCRSACLQSLLGSGDAGGWKRPPHQHQPEERLWLDCLWIVLALLVFFWDVGTDLWLALDYYSKRDYLWFGLTLFFVLVPSVLVQILSFRWFVQDYTGGGLGAVEGLSRKATADLSSRIDDRNRCCMISIWIWQAFVHVLQMGQVWRYIRTMYLGIQSRRQKEHRRRFYWAMMYEYADVNMLRLLETFLESAPQLVLQLSIMIQKNRAETLQCVSSVASLLSLAWVLASYQKLLRDSRDDKKSMSYRGALIHIFWRLFTISSRVLSFALFASIFHIYFGIFVVVHWCAMAFWIVHGGTDFCMSKWEEVLFNMVVGIVYIFCWFNVKEGRTRYRMVLYYFVVLAENTVLTCLWYAYRDPVSTDSYAVPVLCGVYLTFASGVVFMGIYYGFLHPVEPKFRLLASSCCAELLWGLPLPPEAEPMAPTPGPRASMGAYGQQDDSAADTCLPVFQVRSPEPTTPLGRYRPEGPLIKIDMPRKRYPAWDAHFVDRRLRRTINILQFITPTAVGIRYRDGPLLYELLQYESSL